The nucleotide sequence GCTGGTGATCCCTTCAGACAGCTATCAGATAAATCAACAGAAGCATGGCAAATTGAGCGTTTCATTATTCATGGTGTCCTCGTTTTTGGCATTATTATGACAGGGTTAGTTCTATACAATTTCTTTGGTGGAGATTTTTATATCTCCTTCAGTAAATGGACGGTAATGGGAACTGTAATTCTATTAGGTGCCGGACTTTATTTATATCATAGAAAGAAGTTTCCGTCCATGTCTGGTAAGAAAGTGAGAAATACCGCAATCAGCATTTCTGGTTTCTTCGCACTTGGAGTCATATTTAGTGAATTTTCTGTTTTCGCAAAGTATATGCCCGTTGATGGAAGTAACTTCAGCTTCTCTAGCGGAAACATTCGCACAGTATATGGCTTTATGATCGGATCCATTTTCTCTGGAGTTGTGGGGACGGGATTTTATCCACTAATGGGTAATCGCGTCTGGTGCAGGTTTGGATGTCCGCTTGCTGCATATCTTGGGTTGGTACAACGATTTAAGTCAAAATTCAGAATCACAACAAACGGAGGTCAGTGTATTTCATGTGGTAACTGTTCAACTTACTGTGAAATGGGGATTGATGTCCGGGCATATGCACAGAAAGGACAAAACATTGTCCGTTCTTCATGTGTCGGTTGTGGAATATGTTCAGCAGTTTGTCCGCGAGGCGTCCTTAACCTCGAAAACAGAGAAGAAGATGGGCGAATTAACCAACCAATTTTGCTAGGAAACGATAGTATATCTGTTACTAAATAAATCATGAAAGCTTTTAAATTTTTAATCCTCATTTGGTTAGTGGGGTGTATTCAAACGGATTTAGAAGATCCCTTTCCCCCGACTATTAGAATTGATAACTCAATCAACGAAATAGATTTTAGAGTCTCAGGTTCTTATATCTTAAGTGCCATATATACGGATGATACTGGAGAACCTATCGAAACCGATGCAATTTGGGAGAGTTCAGACGAAAATATTTTGTCCTTTAATGGGAATATCGCAACAGTACATGCAGAAGGGACTGTGATAATAGACGTTGCTACGAATGGAATCAATGATTCTCATACTGTGGAAACGTTAGCTTCTAGAGGATCTCTTCTAATAACAGGGTCAGTACCTGTTGTTCAGATAGGAAATAGTTCTCCATTTAAGTTTAATTTTATAGATATAGATGGTAAGACAAACAACCTAGAGTCCGCTATATGGTCTTCATCTAATGAAAGCGTAGCTACTATTGATAGCAATGGAACTGTTGAGGCTGTAAGCGCAGGTACTACTACTATTTCTCTAATAGTGGATGGTATAGGTCAAACGACCAATCTGGAAGTCATCACAGATGACGTAACCGTAGATCCAGCTGTCAGACTACTTTCTTTTGCACAATTTTTATCAGTCAATAATTCGTTTCAGTTTGAGGCGGACTACCTCCAATCAGACGGAACAGTAGATGAATCTGCTATGATCTCTTGGGCCTCTACCGATGGTCTTTCCGTTGATCAAAATGGATTAGTCACGGCGGTTAAAAGCGGAACAAGTATTATCGATGCTTCTTTCGGAAAATTCAATACCTCCATAGAGGTAACAGTAGAAGGTGATGAAATATCTACAAGAAGCGGTTCACTAAGAGGCACAGGATATGATATAGAAGGAGATTTCTTATTAGGTGAGAATGAAGACGGAGACTTAATTCTTACGATTGAGAACTACAAACCGGATGGACCTGGGCCTTACTTCTATTTAACGAATCAAGATAGAAACGTAAGTAATGGCCTTAATCTCGGAGACGCTGGTACTGCTGGAACAGTAACCATAAACATCTCACAGATTGATGATACTGTAGAAGCAAGTACCTTCGATTTTTTAATGATTTGGTGCGAGCCGTTTAATGTAAGGTTGGGCATTGGTGCTTTTGAAAACTAGATATTATGAGAAGAATATTTATAGTTTGCCTTTTTCTAACATTATCAATTTGTGCCTTGGCTGGTGGCGGATGGACTAAAAAGAAAGGCAAAACATATTTAAAACTGAGCCAGTACACCATTATCGCTGATCAATATTTTAACCCTGAAGGAAATTTGATCAGCATCAACCCTCGTATTTCATTTTACAACACAGCACTTTACGGCGAATATGGATTATCAGACAAGATAACTGCCGAGGTATATTTTCCATTTTTTTCAAGATCGGTACTCAACTCTTTGCAAAGAAGAAATGGTGATTTTGTTCAAGGGGATGAGGTTTCCTCCATTGGGGACATTAACATTGGATTTAAGTTTGCCATAAGCCAAAAAGGACCAACCGTATTTAGTGGGAAAGTTACGTTTGGACTACCAACAGGAGATGCTTCTGGTGGAAAAACAGGCACCTTACAGACTGGAGATGGTGAATTCAACCAAATGCTGACTCTGGATATTGGTCATTCATTTTACCCAGTTCCTGTTTATGCCAATGCCTCTGTATCCATTAATAATCGAACTAAGGGATTTTCCGATGAGTTTAGATTCTCTTTCGAGGCTGGACTTACGTTAAATAAATTCATTCTTATCGGAAGACTAATCGGAGTTGAATCGCTCATGAATGGAGATTCAGCAGATAATGCGAATCAAGGAGTATTCGGAAATAACATTGAATACTTATCGCTGATGCCAGAACTTGTATATAAAATCAAAGAAAATTTTGGTGTGACGGCCGCAATTGGAACTGCCTTTTCAGGGCGTCAAGTATTAGCAAACCCGTCATACGAAGTTGGATTTTTTTTAGACATTTAATCCAGAAAATAGTTTACTAACAATAGAGATAACAGAATACGAATGAAAAAAATCAGCCAATCTCAGATCAAACTATTAGCCATATTCTGCATGGCCCTTGCACCCTTCATAAGTATCGCGGGTGGCGGATGGACCAAACAAAAAGGAAAAGCATACTATAAAGTATCCCACTGGTGGATAGATGCAGCTAAACAGTTCACGTTCGATGGAAGCAGTGTTGCTTCTGTTGAGGAAGGAATTTTCAATACCTCCATTTTTGCTGAGTATGGATTTACTGATCGTTTCACTGGAATTGTAAATCTCCCATATAGCAAATCTGCAAATGATACTGAATCCATCAGTGGAATTGGAGACACAGACGTTGCTTTCAAATATCGAATAACTAAGTCCAACAGCAAATTTGTACTGGCAGGAACTCTACAGCTAGGATTACCTTTCGGAGAAGATGCTGGAGGAAGTGATGGAAGCCTGCAAACTGGTGATGGAGAATTCAATCAAATCTATCGCCTAGATCTAAGTAAATCTTTCCAAATCAGTTCCATAAATGCTTACGCAAATGTCTACTCAGCATTTAATAACCGAACTCAAAATTTTTCTGATGAGATGAGAGTAGGGGCTGAAGTAGGTGCAGGATTTCTGAATAATAAAATCTGGGCCATTGTTAGACTAGATGTTGTCGAATCATTCCAAAACGGTGCAGAATCAACTGCTGCAAGTGATGGAGCTACCATATTCGCTAATAATACTGAATACATGGCTTACAGCTACGAAATAGCTGGATACATTACGGAAAAGATTGGCATCTCTGCTTCAACAGCAAGTGTATTCAGCGCTTCAAATATTTTTGCAGCTCCTGCATATTCAGTTGGCGTATTTCTAGATTTGAAATAAAAAAGTAAGGCTAAAGCCTTACTTTTTGTAGAATACGTTTTCTAGAATGGTGGTTCAAATCATCCGAAATACTGTAGGCAAGCCAAATGTTGATTTCTCTTCCTTCCGAAAGGTCATAGTGAAGCTTATCAACCTTGTCTTTATAGATACAAAAAGATAAGGTAGTGTTCCCCTCTTTCTCGCTTCCTTTCAAATCGAAAATTCTGCTAGGTACAGCTAAAGCCTCCGCAGGAGGGTGTTCACCGAAACCAGTAACGTACTGATCTTGTATCAGAACCTCCCCATTTTTCACATATCCTTGGATAAGATTCGTATTTACAATGTCCGTTCCTTCTGTGAAACCGACAGCAACCCATCCTAAGGATGGGGCTGTAATGTTTACTTGAACATGATCGTCAATATGCCTCCATTCCAACTTGAAGCCCTCTGCTTCCAGTGTTTTATATGGACTACTTGTTGCCACAAATAGAAAAATAAATAAATATTTCATTATCAATTATTGATATATCATTTTTAATTCAAAAAAATTATTCCCTACTGAAATTGATATAAATAGTATCTAGTACTTTTTTGAAGGTTTTCATATCCTTTTCTGAGAGACCACTAATTCCCTTTTGACGATAAATGACCGCCTCAGGAATCACTTTATCAACCAGACCTTGTCCTTGTTTAGTTAAAAGAACCATGAATGACCTCCTGTCTGCACTTCTTCTTTCTATCATTCCATTCTTTTCCAAAATATCAAGTGAACGCGTAATAGAAGCTGGATCCTTAGATACTGCATCCGCCAGTTCTTTCTGAGTTTGATTTTCTACCTCACTCAATCGCTTCAGGATAATCCATTGATCAGAAGTAAGATCTACTCCAAGCTTTTTGAAGAATCGATTTTTAGCTTTTCGTTGAGCTTTCATTGCCCGATCCATCCAAAAGAAATACACCTCATTCAAAGACTTATCCTTTTCCCTCATACTTCAAATTTTTCAGAAAGTTAATCATTAAGGATTGGCTACTTGAATGTAGCAGTAACTAATTCTCCAATGATTTTCCAATCACTACCTACCTTAATAAGCGAAAGAAAAGATCGCATTTGCGCTTGATTCCCATTAAGGACAACCTTGACAACAGCGTTTGAATCATCAAATACTTCAATGGATTTAATCGTCACTTTTCGGCTATCTCCACCCCACTCTTTCTTTTCAAATTGAGAAATAAAGGCTGACTTATCTGCAACAAAAGGGTCGTCCTTGCCTCCGTACCAAACCAATCTGTATTGATCGTGTAAAATATCACTTAAGTTTTTCACATTTTGCTGATCACCAGATGAAGCATAAGACTCAATTGCTTTCTTAATAAAATCTTTGTCTGATCCTGCCTGTCCTACAGCTACTGCATACAAGCTCATTCCAAGAAGGAATAATGAAGTTTTAATCATTTTATTGATTTGTTAATTATTGATATATCAATGATACGTATATATCATGAAATAGTTAAACATTTTTTCTAATTTTCTTGAATGCTATTTGAAAACAGGCCGCCCGCAAGACTATTAAAAGATTTGGTGAAAGAATACTGGATTTTTGAGGATCTTGATCATGCCTCATCAACTCAAAAAATCATCCCAGATGGCTATAGTGAAATAATCATCCATTATGGAGATCCTTATGAGATAAACTTAAGAGGATCATGGGAGTCTCAGTCATCCTTTCTATTCTCGAGTCAGATTAGTAAATACTTCCATCTTCGCAATACTGGAATTTCAAAGATGATAGGAATTAAGCTACACCCTACAGCCTTTTTCGAACTCTTCCACAAAGAAGTATCAAATTATACCGATCAGGTAATTTCACTTGATCATTTAACCTCTGTTGGAGAGCTTGAAAAGTTAAAAGCTGCTTACTCTATTAATGATAAAGTTGAGTTAGCAGAAAATTGGCTACTAGATCATTTAAAAGACATCTCCGAACAAACTAAAATCAGGAAATGCATTTCCATGATATTTGATTCCCATGGCATGATAGAAATCGAAGAAATTTCTCAAAAAATAAATCTTAGTACAAGGCAAGTGGAGCGTCTATTCAAAAAAGTTGTAGGCCTGACTCCAAAATTCTACTCTCGCATTATTCGGTTCAATTACATATTTGAAGTGATGAAAGAGCAAAAAGATTCCTGGGTGAAAACAGCATTACAATCAGGGTACTTTGATCAATCTCATTTCATCAAAAATTTCAAAGAATTTACTGGCGAAGAGCCTTCAGCCTATGGTTTTGATAAAGCAAACCTAGCAAACTTCTTTCTTAAGAAGTAGTGTCGGTTTTTTACAATACATGTTTGCTACGTCAATATATCATTGTCTGAAAAAACGATGGGAAAAATATTTGCATTCATAATCGCGTTGGCATATACTCAATTATCATTCGGGCAATCCATGAAAGATTTTAAATGGCTTGAAGGAAAATGGGAAAGACAAAATGTAAAACCAGGAACGAGCGCATTTGAAGTGTGGGGGAAAGCAAAAAATGGATACAAAGGCCAGGGTATATCTCTGAAAGGTCGCGACACCACATTTGTAGAAAATTTAAGCCTAGTAAAAAAAGATACTGATTTTTATTACGTGGCAGATGTAAGTAGCAATACAGAACCAACTTACTTTAAGATTACATCCATATCCAAAATGGGGTTTGTGAGTGAAAATCCTCAACATGATTTTCCAAAGAAAATAGAATACACTCTTGATGGTGATAAACTCACTGTAGTTATTTCGGCTGGAGAAAAAGCAATCGGCTTTGTTTTTATAAAAGAGAAGTGACAACTACTAGCTAGTAGTTAGCATTAAAAACATATACAGAAAACATATAAATGAAAGCAAGCCACAACTAAGACGGAAGTCAGTGTATCGTTTGTTTCCAATCACGACTAGTGAAAAAATGAAAATGATTACTGAAAATGTATTCCTGAAAGAATAAATGGTTCCATGAATAAAATATTCTCTTTTCCCATTAATTGATCGTACTTTTTGTGGCCTGTACAAAATTGAAGAATGTCTGATTACAACACCATTCATTTCACTTCCCTTATAGTCTTTATAAAACGATCGGTCTGTTGCAATCTTTCCTCCTTTAGCAACTTGAATGTAAGTTTCATACCTTCCTAATATCACATCATCCGTTTCATATGTATATTCAGTGAACGAATAGTAATAGTCGAAAGTAAGCAATAGGGCAAAGCCAAAAAATATGATATTTAGGATTCTGAAATACCGATAGAATCGTTGCTTAAACAGAAATTGTTGCTCCATCCTGTTCCTCTGTTCCCTTATCCTATTCCGGATATATTCTGTCCTATATTTCTGTTCTGGAGTGGTCTCTTTCAGTACGGTTTTCACTGGAACGCCTTGAAGGAAAAGATCATACAAGTTTCTGGTTGTAGTATCTGATAGAATCTCATAGGCCTCATTGATGTGGATCATTCTTTGGGCAGCTAAAGGATCTGGGTTAATGTCTGGGTGATACCTTTTCACAAGCCTCCTGTATGCCGATTTAATCTCACTTTGATTTGCATTAGCACTTATCTCTAAGACCTCATAATGATTCATTTCCCTAAAGTATAAATAGAAATTATAGTGTGTGTCTCTATTAAGTCATTTTTAGTTCATTGATAAAATTACCTTTGCGCCTCACAAAAAGAGGCACACTTTGAATAGACCAGACATTCGAGTAATCATTCCCGCATTCAATGAACAGAATGCGGTAGGTTTGGTCATTGATGAAATTCCTAAGGAGTGGGTCACAGAGGTTATTGTAGTAGACAATGGCTCTACAGATGACACATACGAACAAGCTAAATCCAGAGGAGCTACAACGCTTAAAGAACCTGCACGGGGATACGGAAACGCCTGTCTAAAAGGTATGTCACACATTGCTGAATCTTCTACCAAGCCAGATATCGTCGTTTTTCTGGATGGTGATCATTCTGACTACCCAAAACAATTGATCGATCTGGTAAAACCAATTATAGAAGATGAAGTTAATTTGGTTATTGGCTCCAGGGCCTTAGGCCAAAAAGAAAAAGGAAGCATGACTCCTCAACAAATCTTTGGAAATTGGTTGGCTACTTTTTTAATAAAACTTTTTTACCAAGTAAAATATACCGATCTAGGTCCATTTAGAGCCATAGATTATGAAAGTCTGCTTAAAATCAGCATGGAGGATCGAACATATGGATGGACAGTAGAGATGCAATTAAAAGCTGCTAAGCTAAATTTGCATACGAAAGATATTCCTGTGGACTACAGACAAAGAATCGGCGTTTCAAAAGTGAGTGGTACGGTAAAGGGAACGATAGGTGCCGGGTATAAAATCATTTATACAATTTTTAAATATCTATAAGGGTGGAATGGTTAGTCATAGTACTTTATGGGGTTACGTTGTTGATCATTTGCCTTTTCAGTTTGGGTCAATTCAATCTTACATGGCATTATTTGAAAGCCAGAAAACAGAAAGAAGAAGCTACTGAAGAACTTTCAGAATATCCGGTAGTTACGGTTCAGTTGCCCGTTTTCAATGAACGCTATGTAGTTGAAAGATTAATTGATGCTGTGGTTAAGATTGATTACCCAAAAGAGAAATTGGAAATTCAGGTGCTTGATGATTCCGATGATGAGACAATACAAATCATTGAAAATAAGGTGACTGAATATGTCGCCAAAGGCTGGGACATCCATCATGTAAGAAGGCCAGAACGTATCGGATATAAAGCCGGAGCTCTAGCCTATGGCATGGAAAAAGCGAAAGGTGAGTTCATTGCAATTTTTGATGCTGACTTTGTTCCAAATCCTGAATTCCTTGTTCGAACGCTCACAAAATTTAGTAATGAGAAGGTAGGCATGGTTCAGACCAAATGGAGTCACCTCAATACAGACTATGGCTCACTTACTAAGATTCAAGCATTTTGGTTGGATGCTCATTTTACTGTAGAACAAAAAGGTAGAGAGCATGCTGGAAGCTTCATAAACTTCAATGGTACCGCCGGAGTATGGCGCAAAGAATGTATAAAAGATGCCGGAGGTTGGCAGTATGATACCATCACAGAGGATCTCGACTTAAGCTACAGGGCTCAATTGAAAGGGTGGAAATTTGTCTATAAAGAAGAAATAGAATCTCCTGCAGAGCTACCAGTTCTTATTCCTGCCGTAAAATCACAGCAATATCGATGGAACAAAGGGGCAGCTGAAACTGCACGAAAAACATTAGGGAAAGTATTGACCTCTAACATAGGCTGGAATCATAAAATAAGAGCCGTATTTCATTTGCTCAATAGCTCCGTCTTTTTGCTACTTCTAATTGCTGCAGTATTGAGTATACCTATGCTTTATATCAAAGAGTATAATCCAGATTTAGCGCTAGTATTTGACTTGGGAAGTATTTTCATTATTGGTTTTTTAGCCATGGGGTTCTTCTATTGGGTTGCAGCAAAAGCCACACATCCAGAGTATACTTTTCGTTATTTTATTCGCAATTTCCCTATGTTTCTGGCCTTTTCAATGGGCATGGCTCTTCACAACTCCATTGCAGTTGTGGAAGGATATCTAGGAATTAAAACACCGTTTGTAAGAACTCCTAAATTCAATGTCCAGTCAAAAGGTGACTCTTGGAAAGGAAATCAATATTTGAATAAAGTGCTAACCCCCGTCACATTTATGGAAGGGCTGTTATCCATCTATTTCATCTATGGAATTTTTTCAGGATTCAAATTAGAAGATTATGGTCTTTTACTTTTCCATGGAATGCTAGCGATTGGTTTTGCTTATGTATTTATTTTGTCGGTAAAACCGATGAAGTACCAAGGCTAAAAAATTCACACCCAAAATGCCTATTCAGAACAAGACTGGCTATTATACTTTTTTTTTAGTCTTTTTTCTTGCTCTTTTATCCATCAGTAATTGGATAGAAAGGCATGAAACAATGCCCCTCCTATTTGCTTATTCCAGTGCATTTATTAGCTACGTATTTATTCTGTTAAGGCCGAAAAACTCAAACCTACTCTTAGCTTCTGGGGTAATTATTCGCTTCCTTTTCTTCCTGAGTCTCCCTATCCTTTCTGATGACTTATATCGTTTTATCTGGGATGGGACATTATTAAAAAATGGCATTCATCCATTCGCAGAACTGCCCGGTTATTATTTAAGCCAAGGAATTCCCGAGGTTAGCAAAGAGCTATTCAATCGGCTCAATTCACCAAACTACTTCACGATCTACCCACCACTTAACCAATTCATTTTTTGGTTGAGTGCCGTTATTGGGAATGGAGATTGGTTGGTATCAGCAAACATAATTCGGCTCATTTTGTATGGTGCTGATATTGGATCGTTTATTCTCTTGAAGCAACTACTCAAGCACTACGGGAAATCAGAAAACCTTGCTTTCTGGTACTTCCTCAACCCATTAGTCATTCTTGAATTTGTTGGAAATTTACACTTTGAAGGGTTAGTCATCTTTTTTCTTTTACTAGGCGTTTATGCTTATGAGAAAAATAAAAAAACACTTTCTGGCATTGGATTGGGCTTAGCAATAGGAACCAAACTACTCCCTCTTATCTTTCTTCCCTTTTTCTTCCTAAAGGGGATAAAAGAAAAAAAATGGAGTGCTGCTATTCTTGGAGGATTAATAGGGATATTGACACTTCTCCCAATGCTAAACCAATCTTTTATCGATGGGATGCAGGAAAGCCTAGACCTCTACTTTCGGTCGTTTGAGTTTAATGCAAGCCTTTACTTTATTGCTCGTGAAATAGGCCACTGGATCTACGGGTATAATAATATTGCCTTAATCGGGCCCTTGCTTTCTATTTTTTCAATATTGAGCATACTAAGTATTTCTGTCTTTGGATTAATAAAAAAATGGTCAGTGCCCAAGACTCTTTTATTCATTCTAACGACATACCTTTTACTTGCCACCACAGTCCATCCATGGTATATTCTCCCTTTGGTTGTCTTTGGGGTATTGTCCGGTTACTGGTACCCAATTATCTGGTCAGCCATGATATTTTTGACTTATGTTGGATATACTAAAGAAGGTTTTGAACTTCCTATGTTCATAGTTGTTATCGAATATTCAATAACAGGTTTAGTTTTGCTAACTGAAATACGAATAAAAAATAGGTTATGAAAAAATACCTACCTCCATTCATCATTTTACTTGTTTCTTCCTTCGCTTCGTGTGGGCAAAAAACATTTGATCAAAAAATGGAAAGTCTTTATAAAAAGACGGTCCCTCTAATTAAATCGGATTCGTTGAAATCAAAACTTAATAATGTTGTAATCTTAGATACTCGGGCAGAACAAGAGTATAATATAAGTCATATCTCAGGAGCACGATTTGTTGATTATGACGACTTTGAAATAGATCAGGTCAAGGATATTCCTAAAGACCAAGAGGTTATCGTTTACTGTTCTGTGGGGTATAGAAGTGAAAGAGTTGGAGAAAAACTTCAAAAAGCCGGATTCAAGAATGTGAAAAATCTCTACGGAGGTATTTTTGATTGGAAAAATCAAGGATATGATGTGATTGGATCAAACAATCTGGCAACTGATAGTGTACATACATATAACAAGTCATGGGGACAATGGCTTTACAAAGGAATAAAAGTATATGACTGATAGATTATTAATGATTTTCGTGAAAAACCTGATTCCAGGCATGGTAAAAACCCGTCTGGCTAAGGATATTGGAATAGATAAGGCCTTAGATGTCTACATGGAACTGGTGAATCACACGAACAAAATCACACAGAAGATTGAAGTAAACAAGGCTGTTTACTATTCTGAATATGTAGAGATAGAAGACATCTGGGATACCGGAAATTACGAATTGAACGTACAAAAGGGGATGACTCTGGGAGAGAAAATGTCTACCGCTTTTGATGAGGCTTTCGATTCACATAACAAAGTGGTCATCATAGGTAGTGACTGCTATGATCTCAATTCTAAAATAATCAAAAAGGCTTTTGAAATGCTAGATGAAAACGACCTGGTCGTTGGACCAGCCAAAG is from Marinobacter alexandrii and encodes:
- a CDS encoding Ig-like domain-containing protein — encoded protein: MKAFKFLILIWLVGCIQTDLEDPFPPTIRIDNSINEIDFRVSGSYILSAIYTDDTGEPIETDAIWESSDENILSFNGNIATVHAEGTVIIDVATNGINDSHTVETLASRGSLLITGSVPVVQIGNSSPFKFNFIDIDGKTNNLESAIWSSSNESVATIDSNGTVEAVSAGTTTISLIVDGIGQTTNLEVITDDVTVDPAVRLLSFAQFLSVNNSFQFEADYLQSDGTVDESAMISWASTDGLSVDQNGLVTAVKSGTSIIDASFGKFNTSIEVTVEGDEISTRSGSLRGTGYDIEGDFLLGENEDGDLILTIENYKPDGPGPYFYLTNQDRNVSNGLNLGDAGTAGTVTINISQIDDTVEASTFDFLMIWCEPFNVRLGIGAFEN
- a CDS encoding transporter, coding for MRRIFIVCLFLTLSICALAGGGWTKKKGKTYLKLSQYTIIADQYFNPEGNLISINPRISFYNTALYGEYGLSDKITAEVYFPFFSRSVLNSLQRRNGDFVQGDEVSSIGDINIGFKFAISQKGPTVFSGKVTFGLPTGDASGGKTGTLQTGDGEFNQMLTLDIGHSFYPVPVYANASVSINNRTKGFSDEFRFSFEAGLTLNKFILIGRLIGVESLMNGDSADNANQGVFGNNIEYLSLMPELVYKIKENFGVTAAIGTAFSGRQVLANPSYEVGFFLDI
- a CDS encoding DOMON domain-containing protein; translation: MKYLFIFLFVATSSPYKTLEAEGFKLEWRHIDDHVQVNITAPSLGWVAVGFTEGTDIVNTNLIQGYVKNGEVLIQDQYVTGFGEHPPAEALAVPSRIFDLKGSEKEGNTTLSFCIYKDKVDKLHYDLSEGREINIWLAYSISDDLNHHSRKRILQKVRL
- a CDS encoding MarR family transcriptional regulator — protein: MREKDKSLNEVYFFWMDRAMKAQRKAKNRFFKKLGVDLTSDQWIILKRLSEVENQTQKELADAVSKDPASITRSLDILEKNGMIERRSADRRSFMVLLTKQGQGLVDKVIPEAVIYRQKGISGLSEKDMKTFKKVLDTIYINFSRE
- a CDS encoding nuclear transport factor 2 family protein, with the translated sequence MIKTSLFLLGMSLYAVAVGQAGSDKDFIKKAIESYASSGDQQNVKNLSDILHDQYRLVWYGGKDDPFVADKSAFISQFEKKEWGGDSRKVTIKSIEVFDDSNAVVKVVLNGNQAQMRSFLSLIKVGSDWKIIGELVTATFK
- a CDS encoding helix-turn-helix transcriptional regulator, with translation MLFENRPPARLLKDLVKEYWIFEDLDHASSTQKIIPDGYSEIIIHYGDPYEINLRGSWESQSSFLFSSQISKYFHLRNTGISKMIGIKLHPTAFFELFHKEVSNYTDQVISLDHLTSVGELEKLKAAYSINDKVELAENWLLDHLKDISEQTKIRKCISMIFDSHGMIEIEEISQKINLSTRQVERLFKKVVGLTPKFYSRIIRFNYIFEVMKEQKDSWVKTALQSGYFDQSHFIKNFKEFTGEEPSAYGFDKANLANFFLKK
- a CDS encoding DUF6265 family protein, which produces MGKIFAFIIALAYTQLSFGQSMKDFKWLEGKWERQNVKPGTSAFEVWGKAKNGYKGQGISLKGRDTTFVENLSLVKKDTDFYYVADVSSNTEPTYFKITSISKMGFVSENPQHDFPKKIEYTLDGDKLTVVISAGEKAIGFVFIKEK
- a CDS encoding DnaJ domain-containing protein; this translates as MNHYEVLEISANANQSEIKSAYRRLVKRYHPDINPDPLAAQRMIHINEAYEILSDTTTRNLYDLFLQGVPVKTVLKETTPEQKYRTEYIRNRIREQRNRMEQQFLFKQRFYRYFRILNIIFFGFALLLTFDYYYSFTEYTYETDDVILGRYETYIQVAKGGKIATDRSFYKDYKGSEMNGVVIRHSSILYRPQKVRSINGKREYFIHGTIYSFRNTFSVIIFIFSLVVIGNKRYTDFRLSCGLLSFICFLYMFLMLTTS
- a CDS encoding glycosyltransferase family 2 protein, yielding MNRPDIRVIIPAFNEQNAVGLVIDEIPKEWVTEVIVVDNGSTDDTYEQAKSRGATTLKEPARGYGNACLKGMSHIAESSTKPDIVVFLDGDHSDYPKQLIDLVKPIIEDEVNLVIGSRALGQKEKGSMTPQQIFGNWLATFLIKLFYQVKYTDLGPFRAIDYESLLKISMEDRTYGWTVEMQLKAAKLNLHTKDIPVDYRQRIGVSKVSGTVKGTIGAGYKIIYTIFKYL
- a CDS encoding cellulose synthase family protein; translation: MEWLVIVLYGVTLLIICLFSLGQFNLTWHYLKARKQKEEATEELSEYPVVTVQLPVFNERYVVERLIDAVVKIDYPKEKLEIQVLDDSDDETIQIIENKVTEYVAKGWDIHHVRRPERIGYKAGALAYGMEKAKGEFIAIFDADFVPNPEFLVRTLTKFSNEKVGMVQTKWSHLNTDYGSLTKIQAFWLDAHFTVEQKGREHAGSFINFNGTAGVWRKECIKDAGGWQYDTITEDLDLSYRAQLKGWKFVYKEEIESPAELPVLIPAVKSQQYRWNKGAAETARKTLGKVLTSNIGWNHKIRAVFHLLNSSVFLLLLIAAVLSIPMLYIKEYNPDLALVFDLGSIFIIGFLAMGFFYWVAAKATHPEYTFRYFIRNFPMFLAFSMGMALHNSIAVVEGYLGIKTPFVRTPKFNVQSKGDSWKGNQYLNKVLTPVTFMEGLLSIYFIYGIFSGFKLEDYGLLLFHGMLAIGFAYVFILSVKPMKYQG
- a CDS encoding glycosyltransferase family 87 protein, which encodes MPIQNKTGYYTFFLVFFLALLSISNWIERHETMPLLFAYSSAFISYVFILLRPKNSNLLLASGVIIRFLFFLSLPILSDDLYRFIWDGTLLKNGIHPFAELPGYYLSQGIPEVSKELFNRLNSPNYFTIYPPLNQFIFWLSAVIGNGDWLVSANIIRLILYGADIGSFILLKQLLKHYGKSENLAFWYFLNPLVILEFVGNLHFEGLVIFFLLLGVYAYEKNKKTLSGIGLGLAIGTKLLPLIFLPFFFLKGIKEKKWSAAILGGLIGILTLLPMLNQSFIDGMQESLDLYFRSFEFNASLYFIAREIGHWIYGYNNIALIGPLLSIFSILSILSISVFGLIKKWSVPKTLLFILTTYLLLATTVHPWYILPLVVFGVLSGYWYPIIWSAMIFLTYVGYTKEGFELPMFIVVIEYSITGLVLLTEIRIKNRL
- a CDS encoding rhodanese-like domain-containing protein; the encoded protein is MKKYLPPFIILLVSSFASCGQKTFDQKMESLYKKTVPLIKSDSLKSKLNNVVILDTRAEQEYNISHISGARFVDYDDFEIDQVKDIPKDQEVIVYCSVGYRSERVGEKLQKAGFKNVKNLYGGIFDWKNQGYDVIGSNNLATDSVHTYNKSWGQWLYKGIKVYD
- a CDS encoding TIGR04282 family arsenosugar biosynthesis glycosyltransferase: MTDRLLMIFVKNLIPGMVKTRLAKDIGIDKALDVYMELVNHTNKITQKIEVNKAVYYSEYVEIEDIWDTGNYELNVQKGMTLGEKMSTAFDEAFDSHNKVVIIGSDCYDLNSKIIKKAFEMLDENDLVVGPAKDGGYYLLGMSEYLPQLFQNKEYSTDSVLKELLNEAEELELSVHQLPTLSDIDTLADLKETDMDWENLGADAQIDGEEEAY